The candidate division KSB1 bacterium genome has a window encoding:
- a CDS encoding sigma-70 family RNA polymerase sigma factor → MVEATRSGNGSAFGKLVEKYQDKLLYLAYDLLGDFDEARDVAQEAFIRAFERIHQFEDRAQFSTWIYRIIVNLAMDQHRRRKRRPVDSLEEHIQEIDRLNAEEQAAEALKPEDELHTDLRRRRLNEALQKLSDHQRTAVVLKYFHQKSSREISQVIGCSENTVRIHLFRGLRNLKRHLEKVKNILE, encoded by the coding sequence TTGGTTGAAGCCACACGCAGCGGTAACGGCTCAGCCTTCGGCAAGCTGGTCGAAAAATATCAGGATAAGCTGCTCTATCTGGCGTATGACCTATTGGGAGATTTCGACGAAGCCCGAGATGTAGCGCAGGAAGCCTTTATTCGCGCCTTCGAACGCATCCATCAATTCGAAGATCGGGCGCAATTTTCGACTTGGATCTATCGAATTATAGTAAATCTGGCGATGGATCAGCATCGGCGGCGTAAGCGCCGGCCGGTGGACTCGTTGGAAGAACATATTCAGGAGATCGATCGTCTAAATGCGGAAGAACAAGCGGCCGAAGCGCTTAAACCGGAGGACGAACTGCATACGGATCTCCGTCGGCGTCGGCTCAACGAGGCTCTGCAAAAGCTGTCCGATCATCAGCGAACGGCAGTGGTTTTGAAATATTTTCACCAGAAATCCTCGCGTGAGATCAGCCAAGTCATCGGCTGCTCGGAAAACACGGTCCGCATTCACTTGTTTCGCGGTTTACGTAACTTGAAACGACATCTCGAAAAAGTGAAGAATATTCTGGAATGA
- a CDS encoding alpha/beta hydrolase-fold protein produces MNPVTKLLQISMLLLAAQSLMPMGKERADFCEKRVGLFSSFSTGPILLDDTTAVFVYRGAAESVSLAGDWNGWQPHKMTFDPTLGIWYAVLVFPANARLDYKFVLNEAEWILDPANPSICRGGFGDNSELVMPHYKHSEETIPRSDIPTGIIVDSTWYSYSLQKRRAAQLYFPAAYEHLAGDLPLVLFLDGKDFLDAGSAKIILDNLIASGRIPPLIALFDSPFDRISEYAGPSVDALDAYITSELLPKLANITKVSKNPAQRAIIGVSLSAVFASRFVQRHPDQFGCCAAFSPAYWYDDHKVFTEIKQGEIAPVRFYLDRGLFEGNSIAWADSMKDVLEQKGVSVRWRVWPEGHSWGSWKAHLDEALVYFFAEAE; encoded by the coding sequence ATGAACCCCGTCACGAAATTGCTGCAAATCAGTATGCTGTTACTTGCGGCGCAATCATTGATGCCGATGGGTAAAGAAAGAGCCGATTTTTGTGAAAAAAGAGTAGGGCTTTTTTCTTCTTTTTCCACTGGGCCTATACTCTTGGATGACACTACCGCCGTATTTGTGTACCGAGGCGCAGCCGAATCGGTAAGCCTGGCCGGTGATTGGAACGGCTGGCAACCGCATAAAATGACCTTCGATCCTACTTTAGGCATTTGGTATGCCGTACTCGTTTTTCCCGCAAATGCCCGGCTGGATTATAAATTTGTCCTCAACGAAGCCGAGTGGATATTGGATCCTGCCAACCCCAGCATCTGCAGGGGCGGATTTGGGGACAATTCTGAATTGGTCATGCCGCATTATAAACACTCCGAAGAGACGATTCCGCGATCGGATATTCCGACCGGAATAATCGTTGATTCAACATGGTACAGTTATTCGCTGCAAAAACGACGAGCCGCTCAGCTATATTTTCCAGCCGCTTATGAACATCTTGCCGGCGATCTGCCTTTGGTGCTTTTTTTGGACGGCAAAGATTTTTTGGATGCCGGTTCAGCCAAGATTATATTGGATAATCTGATCGCCTCCGGAAGAATACCGCCGCTGATCGCCTTATTCGATTCGCCCTTCGACCGCATCTCGGAATACGCCGGCCCTTCAGTTGACGCTCTGGATGCTTATATTACCTCGGAACTCCTTCCAAAACTTGCAAACATAACGAAGGTGAGCAAAAATCCTGCCCAACGAGCGATCATCGGCGTTTCACTTTCAGCCGTCTTTGCCTCCCGCTTTGTGCAGAGACATCCGGATCAATTCGGCTGCTGTGCCGCATTTTCTCCGGCCTATTGGTACGATGATCATAAAGTCTTTACTGAAATCAAACAAGGTGAAATTGCACCGGTTCGCTTTTACCTTGACCGCGGCCTCTTTGAAGGTAATTCCATAGCCTGGGCGGACAGCATGAAAGATGTGCTCGAACAGAAAGGCGTGTCCGTTCGTTGGCGCGTTTGGCCTGAAGGCCACAGTTGGGGCAGCTGGAAGGCGCATCTTGATGAGGCATTGGTCTATTTCTTTGCAGAAGCAGAATAA
- a CDS encoding GlsB/YeaQ/YmgE family stress response membrane protein — translation MGTLLVLAISQAAKKQDLPSIEESGFIWMVIIGLGVASFARLFISGKVNFGFLMTMVVGVLGSFLFGLLGWSLEIYYPGQNEAVIGSFIGAVFLIVLFISLSK, via the coding sequence ATGGGTACTCTGTTGGTTTTGGCGATCTCTCAAGCGGCAAAAAAGCAGGACCTTCCGAGCATAGAAGAGTCCGGTTTTATCTGGATGGTGATTATCGGCTTGGGCGTGGCGTCTTTTGCAAGACTTTTCATCTCCGGCAAGGTCAATTTCGGCTTTTTGATGACCATGGTGGTGGGGGTTCTTGGCTCTTTTTTGTTCGGATTGTTGGGTTGGTCCTTGGAAATTTATTATCCCGGCCAAAACGAAGCGGTCATCGGTTCTTTTATCGGCGCGGTCTTTCTTATCGTTTTGTTCATCAGCCTTTCAAAATAG
- a CDS encoding MFS transporter, producing MKKVLLTYQRAFSGLPAQVRHLSIALFINRAGSMVVMYLALYLTEQIGFTPAGAGKILSIYGLGSLAGTLLGGHLSDSLRPKQVQLFSLFSAAGLFILLSMIR from the coding sequence ATGAAAAAAGTTTTGCTAACCTATCAAAGGGCTTTCAGCGGCCTTCCTGCCCAAGTTCGCCATCTTTCGATCGCATTGTTCATCAATCGAGCCGGTTCCATGGTGGTCATGTATCTTGCTCTTTATTTAACGGAGCAAATCGGCTTTACGCCTGCCGGAGCAGGTAAAATTTTGAGCATTTATGGTCTAGGTTCACTGGCAGGTACCCTGCTCGGCGGGCATCTTTCGGATTCGCTTAGGCCTAAGCAAGTTCAACTGTTCAGCCTGTTCTCGGCCGCAGGTCTCTTCATTTTGCTCTCCATGATCCG
- a CDS encoding MFS transporter produces the protein FLAAAADAFRPANNAAAAKAAPPEMRARAFALNRPAINLGFAIGPTIGGILARIDYHYLFYIDGLTCALAGLYLAFMTPSYPPKTLKKSQLLTMQSDGILFGMLALLFFIGLVFFQLFSTWPLYLRNQIGLVENQIGVLMGLNGLVIAVCELPLVLYLEGLRPLPIIAYGSLMICLGFALTPVFHSIIWLGFAVLLWTFGEMLTMSLSAAFIANRAPDERRSGVMGLYSFTFALAMIFAPLIGGRIYERHGSTILWEIIGLTGAALFFCFHLLQFFLNTQDKSRAESLEQL, from the coding sequence TTTTTCTGGCAGCCGCTGCCGACGCTTTCCGTCCTGCCAACAATGCCGCGGCCGCTAAAGCCGCGCCGCCGGAGATGCGCGCCCGCGCCTTTGCGCTCAATCGGCCGGCTATAAATCTCGGCTTTGCAATTGGGCCGACGATCGGCGGCATATTGGCCCGCATCGATTACCATTACCTTTTTTATATCGACGGCTTGACCTGCGCACTGGCCGGTCTTTATCTTGCTTTTATGACTCCCTCTTATCCGCCGAAGACTCTAAAGAAATCTCAACTCCTGACCATGCAGTCTGACGGGATTTTGTTCGGCATGTTGGCGCTGCTCTTCTTTATCGGCTTGGTTTTTTTCCAGCTCTTCAGCACTTGGCCGCTGTATCTTAGAAATCAGATCGGCCTGGTGGAAAATCAAATCGGCGTTCTGATGGGTTTAAACGGTCTGGTGATCGCTGTTTGCGAATTACCTCTGGTCCTTTATCTGGAAGGGCTGCGGCCGCTTCCCATTATTGCCTACGGATCGCTGATGATTTGCCTCGGCTTTGCCCTGACGCCGGTTTTTCATTCAATTATCTGGCTGGGGTTTGCCGTTCTACTTTGGACGTTCGGCGAAATGCTGACCATGTCCTTATCCGCCGCTTTCATCGCCAACCGCGCCCCGGACGAGAGGCGCAGCGGCGTCATGGGGCTATACAGCTTTACTTTTGCCCTGGCGATGATCTTTGCCCCCCTGATCGGCGGGCGGATCTATGAAAGGCACGGCAGCACCATTCTCTGGGAAATCATCGGTCTGACCGGCGCCGCCTTGTTTTTCTGCTTTCATTTGCTGCAGTTTTTTCTCAACACGCAGGATAAAAGTCGAGCAGAGAGTCTGGAGCAACTTTAA
- a CDS encoding efflux RND transporter permease subunit — translation MRLPHWAIEHHQFTLVIVLILAVAGVFSFLTMPRAEDPAVTPPGASVIVIYPGASPSDVEQLIVEPVERALNELQDVKRISAAAEDGIGTISVEFFFGVDPEEKYAQVVQKINAIRNELPEDLFSIELYKWTITDVNILQLALVSEESYHRLEKIAEDLQKRLDRVSGVGKVEIWALPRRQVRIAVDLAELAAKKLPLSRVTAAVASANQTLPGGYLDIGRKRFSIQLSGAFTGHDDIRRTVVHAAGGKTILLQDIADVSWADEDPTYLARVNGRRAVYITVQQKPETNIFKVRKGIETVLRDFSTRELPSSVELVTVFDQSISVASRLNSFFISLLQGLFLVGLVMTLSVSLRASLIVMTVIPLSVLIGITLVDLYGYGLQQMTIAGLIIALGMLVDNAIVVTVNAARFLRLGVDRLRAPAEATAQVGWAIAGSTVTTVLAFLPMMLMKDKTGDYIRSMPLIVICTLSASLLLALTFTPFLCSRLLKTESEEKLPLHRLVDRFVETIYRRALKRALQRPKRIVAFAAAALIASLALFPLIGISFFPKAEKPQFMIDINTPPGTNLQETDRIAREVEKLLAKTPQVLLYAANIGHGNPRIYYNVFPKREHSTHAQIFVRLKSWDLHSFYALLEDLRRQLAEIPGAKIEVKEFEQGPPVDSPLAVRISGDEMEVLKDLSQQVEDVFRSVPEVLNINNPLAWNGLHLYLRIDREQAGRLGVPIAEINRTVRLAIAGATIGRFRNERGESFDIVIRLPQGSQLPPDELLERIFVPSLSGKAVPLKSVATLELKSSPPAIRHYGLKRVNTLSADVAAGASVDRVTRRIWEKLQRIPLPPGYTISLGGEWESRGESFSSMTQSILLALLCIFAVLVLEFRSAAQPFIVFSAIPLSLIGALWALFLSGNSFSFTAFIGLTSLVGIVVNNSIILVDYTNQLREQGREVDDALQEAGETRFLPVFLTTATTIGGLLPLAVRGGTLWAPMSWTLIGGLTVSTALTLLVTPALYKLFSESE, via the coding sequence ATGCGCCTGCCGCATTGGGCTATTGAGCATCATCAATTTACATTGGTCATCGTTCTCATTCTGGCGGTAGCAGGAGTTTTTTCCTTCCTGACCATGCCGCGCGCAGAAGATCCTGCCGTTACACCGCCGGGCGCCAGCGTCATCGTCATTTATCCCGGCGCTTCTCCCTCAGACGTCGAGCAGCTCATTGTCGAACCGGTTGAGCGCGCTCTCAATGAACTGCAGGATGTTAAACGAATCAGCGCCGCGGCCGAGGACGGCATCGGTACGATCAGCGTCGAGTTTTTCTTCGGTGTGGATCCTGAGGAAAAATACGCGCAGGTGGTGCAAAAGATCAACGCCATCCGAAACGAGTTGCCCGAGGACCTTTTTTCGATCGAGTTGTACAAGTGGACGATTACCGACGTCAACATTCTGCAGCTGGCGTTGGTTTCCGAGGAGAGTTATCATCGCTTAGAGAAAATTGCAGAGGATCTACAAAAGCGGTTGGATCGCGTCTCCGGCGTCGGCAAGGTCGAGATTTGGGCGCTGCCGCGTCGGCAGGTGCGCATTGCCGTAGATTTGGCCGAGTTGGCGGCGAAAAAGCTTCCGCTTAGTCGCGTGACCGCCGCCGTCGCCTCAGCCAATCAAACCCTTCCCGGCGGTTACCTGGACATTGGTCGCAAACGGTTCAGCATTCAGCTTTCCGGCGCCTTTACCGGACATGACGATATTCGCCGAACGGTGGTCCATGCAGCCGGTGGAAAAACCATACTTTTGCAGGACATTGCCGATGTTTCTTGGGCTGATGAGGATCCTACTTATCTGGCGCGCGTGAACGGACGCCGTGCAGTTTACATTACCGTGCAGCAAAAGCCGGAAACGAACATTTTCAAAGTTCGGAAAGGCATCGAAACAGTTCTTCGTGATTTTTCCACCCGAGAGCTGCCTTCGAGCGTCGAACTGGTTACCGTTTTCGATCAATCCATCAGTGTTGCCTCGCGACTCAATTCCTTTTTCATCAGTCTACTGCAGGGACTCTTTCTCGTCGGCCTGGTAATGACGCTCAGCGTCAGCCTGCGCGCTTCGCTGATCGTAATGACGGTCATTCCGCTTTCCGTGTTGATCGGCATTACGCTGGTCGATCTTTACGGCTACGGCCTGCAGCAGATGACCATTGCCGGACTTATTATCGCACTCGGCATGCTGGTCGACAATGCGATCGTGGTAACGGTGAACGCCGCGCGATTTTTGCGGCTGGGTGTCGATCGTTTGCGTGCCCCTGCCGAGGCCACGGCTCAAGTCGGGTGGGCCATCGCCGGATCCACGGTCACCACTGTGCTCGCCTTTCTGCCGATGATGCTCATGAAGGACAAGACCGGCGACTATATCCGCAGCATGCCGTTGATTGTCATCTGCACGCTGAGTGCCTCGCTGCTTTTGGCGCTTACCTTTACGCCTTTTTTATGCAGTCGACTGCTCAAGACGGAAAGCGAGGAAAAACTCCCTCTGCATCGACTGGTCGACCGGTTCGTGGAAACGATCTATCGCCGCGCACTTAAACGCGCTTTGCAGCGGCCGAAGCGCATCGTCGCTTTTGCCGCGGCAGCGCTGATTGCCTCGCTGGCGCTCTTTCCGTTGATCGGCATCAGCTTTTTCCCTAAAGCCGAAAAGCCGCAGTTTATGATTGACATCAATACGCCGCCGGGAACCAATCTTCAGGAAACCGACCGCATTGCCCGAGAGGTCGAAAAGCTCCTTGCAAAGACACCGCAGGTTTTGCTGTATGCCGCCAACATCGGGCATGGAAATCCCCGCATTTATTATAACGTCTTTCCCAAGCGCGAACACAGTACGCATGCGCAGATATTTGTGCGTCTCAAGTCGTGGGACCTGCATTCCTTCTACGCCCTTTTAGAAGATCTGCGCCGACAGCTGGCGGAAATTCCGGGCGCCAAGATCGAGGTTAAAGAGTTCGAACAGGGGCCGCCGGTGGACTCCCCATTGGCGGTGCGCATCTCGGGTGATGAGATGGAGGTGCTCAAAGATCTTTCGCAGCAGGTCGAAGACGTTTTCCGCTCGGTTCCCGAAGTGCTGAATATCAACAATCCCCTCGCTTGGAACGGTCTGCATCTCTATCTGCGCATTGATCGGGAGCAGGCCGGCAGGTTGGGCGTGCCGATCGCCGAAATCAACCGCACCGTTCGATTGGCGATCGCCGGTGCGACGATCGGCCGCTTCCGCAACGAGCGCGGCGAATCATTCGATATCGTCATTCGCCTCCCGCAGGGCAGTCAATTGCCGCCTGATGAACTGCTCGAGCGAATCTTTGTCCCTTCGCTTTCCGGCAAAGCTGTGCCGCTTAAAAGCGTCGCGACCTTGGAGCTCAAGAGTTCGCCTCCGGCAATCCGCCACTACGGCCTCAAGCGCGTCAACACGCTCAGCGCCGACGTGGCTGCCGGCGCTTCAGTCGATCGAGTAACGCGCCGTATTTGGGAAAAGCTGCAGCGCATTCCATTGCCGCCTGGTTATACGATCTCGCTCGGCGGTGAGTGGGAATCGCGCGGCGAATCGTTCAGCAGCATGACCCAATCCATTCTCCTGGCGCTTCTATGCATCTTTGCTGTTCTGGTGCTGGAATTTCGTTCCGCCGCGCAACCCTTTATCGTGTTCAGCGCCATACCCCTTTCGTTGATCGGCGCGCTTTGGGCGCTCTTTCTTTCCGGGAACAGCTTTTCCTTCACCGCCTTTATCGGCTTGACAAGCCTGGTCGGCATTGTCGTGAACAATTCGATCATCCTTGTGGATTATACCAATCAACTGCGCGAGCAGGGGAGAGAGGTGGACGATGCCCTCCAGGAAGCCGGGGAGACGCGTTTCCTGCCCGTCTTTTTGACTACAGCCACAACGATCGGCGGGCTTTTGCCTTTGGCCGTGCGGGGCGGTACGCTGTGGGCGCCGATGAGCTGGACTCTCATCGGCGGCTTGACCGTTTCCACTGCTTTGACTCTGCTGGTAACGCCGGCTTTGTACAAGCTGTTTTCAGAATCGGAATAG
- a CDS encoding efflux RND transporter periplasmic adaptor subunit encodes MRLRTLGVAFFIVFLSLTACKLKSKSKEEARIVAVAVAKVEHQTGSLPIRVTGQTACERTMRLSFKTGGYLLFLAEEGAVRRNDVLAQLDTTEIAAQVRQARQAYEKAQRDYHRASALYEGGGATREQLQNAETALNVAAAALQAAEFNLIHSTIRAPESGQVLRRLAEAGELIGPGIPVIYFGAGGVRLVQAALADRDVLRIRIGDSAEISFDALPGIRSKGRVTQISPMVDPQTGLWDIQITLADPIASLPVGLTAQIILFPADEGEAAVVPLEAVVEADGDHGAVFTVEGAAARRIPVTLGPVFGDRIVVTDGLGNVERVVTLGAGLLRDGDQVRVIQSTDQ; translated from the coding sequence ATGCGTTTGCGTACTTTGGGTGTCGCTTTTTTTATCGTTTTCCTCTCGCTTACGGCATGTAAGCTAAAATCAAAATCGAAGGAAGAGGCGCGCATCGTTGCCGTCGCCGTAGCAAAGGTGGAGCACCAAACCGGTTCTCTTCCGATTCGGGTCACCGGTCAGACCGCCTGCGAGCGCACCATGCGATTGTCTTTTAAAACCGGCGGCTATTTGCTCTTTTTGGCTGAGGAAGGAGCTGTTCGTCGCAATGATGTGTTGGCGCAGCTGGATACGACCGAGATCGCCGCTCAGGTCCGGCAGGCGAGGCAGGCCTACGAGAAAGCGCAGCGCGATTATCATCGCGCTTCTGCGCTTTACGAAGGCGGCGGCGCCACTCGCGAACAGCTTCAGAACGCCGAGACCGCCTTGAACGTCGCCGCCGCAGCGCTGCAGGCTGCCGAATTCAATTTGATTCATTCCACGATCCGCGCGCCGGAAAGCGGACAGGTACTGAGACGCTTGGCCGAGGCCGGTGAATTGATCGGCCCGGGCATTCCGGTCATTTACTTCGGCGCCGGCGGCGTGCGACTTGTCCAGGCCGCCTTGGCCGACCGTGACGTCCTGCGAATACGGATCGGCGACTCGGCCGAAATCTCTTTCGACGCGCTGCCGGGGATTCGCTCTAAGGGTCGCGTTACGCAAATTTCGCCCATGGTCGATCCCCAAACCGGTTTGTGGGACATCCAAATAACTTTGGCAGATCCGATCGCCTCTCTTCCCGTCGGCTTGACGGCGCAAATAATCCTTTTTCCTGCCGACGAAGGCGAGGCGGCGGTTGTCCCGCTGGAGGCCGTTGTTGAGGCAGATGGCGACCATGGTGCCGTGTTCACAGTCGAGGGTGCTGCGGCGCGGAGGATTCCCGTCACCTTGGGGCCGGTTTTCGGTGATCGAATCGTTGTAACCGACGGCCTCGGAAATGTGGAGCGCGTCGTCACTCTCGGCGCCGGGCTGCTGCGCGACGGCGATCAAGTTCGTGTAATACAATCGACCGACCAATAG